In a single window of the Anaerocolumna cellulosilytica genome:
- a CDS encoding tagaturonate reductase — MDTLSNKLIQGTDRPVKVLQFGEGNFLRAFVDYMIDVVNEAGLFNGNIALVKPISFGNLDVFHKQDCKYTVSLRGKENGEIKQINRVVTSVSDAVAAIEEYDKYAAYAKSPDLRFVVSNTTEAGIVFEENDDFNANPPKTFPGKLTKFLFERFNHFNGDKEKGLVMIPCELIENNGGSLKNCVNQYAKLWKLGADFESWIEDACIFCSTLVDRIVTGYPKDEAETIFKELGYEDALLVTGEIFGLWVIESDKDISGELPLDKAGLPVIFTDNQKPYRERKVRILNGAHTSFVLASYLAGNDYVLESMQDKTVNDFMTKTIYDEIIPTLTLPKEELTAFADSVIERFENPYIKHALLSISLNSVSKWKSRCLPSFTGYIDKFGKLPVHLSFSLAALISFYRSNVMEEGVLIGQRGEDTYKIMDDQHVLEFFKENSKLAAGELVAKVLSNKAFFGTDLTVYQGLTELLTGYVEAVEKSGMRTVMENLSE; from the coding sequence ATGGATACGTTATCAAACAAATTAATTCAAGGTACAGACAGACCAGTTAAAGTACTTCAATTTGGTGAAGGTAATTTCTTAAGGGCATTTGTAGATTACATGATTGATGTGGTTAATGAGGCAGGTCTATTTAATGGTAATATTGCACTTGTAAAGCCTATTTCTTTTGGAAACCTGGATGTGTTCCACAAACAGGACTGTAAATATACAGTTTCATTAAGAGGAAAAGAAAATGGTGAAATCAAACAGATTAATAGAGTTGTAACCAGTGTATCTGATGCAGTAGCAGCAATTGAAGAATATGACAAATACGCTGCATATGCAAAATCTCCTGACTTAAGGTTTGTTGTTTCTAATACAACAGAGGCAGGTATTGTATTTGAGGAGAATGATGATTTTAATGCAAACCCTCCTAAGACATTCCCTGGAAAATTAACTAAGTTTTTATTTGAAAGATTTAATCATTTTAATGGTGATAAGGAAAAAGGGCTAGTAATGATTCCTTGTGAACTTATTGAAAATAATGGCGGTTCCCTTAAAAATTGTGTCAACCAGTATGCAAAACTTTGGAAATTAGGTGCTGATTTTGAAAGCTGGATTGAAGATGCCTGTATCTTTTGCAGTACCTTAGTAGACAGAATTGTAACTGGTTATCCAAAAGATGAAGCAGAAACTATCTTTAAAGAATTAGGATATGAAGATGCCCTATTGGTTACTGGTGAAATTTTTGGTCTATGGGTAATTGAAAGCGATAAGGATATATCCGGTGAACTTCCTCTTGATAAAGCAGGACTTCCCGTAATCTTTACAGATAATCAGAAACCATATCGTGAAAGAAAGGTTCGTATCTTAAACGGAGCCCATACATCTTTCGTATTAGCATCTTATCTTGCAGGTAATGATTACGTACTTGAGTCCATGCAGGATAAAACAGTGAATGATTTCATGACAAAAACAATTTATGATGAAATCATTCCAACTCTTACCTTACCAAAGGAAGAATTGACAGCATTTGCTGATTCCGTAATTGAACGTTTTGAAAATCCATATATTAAACATGCATTATTATCTATTTCCCTAAACTCAGTATCTAAATGGAAGTCACGTTGTTTACCAAGTTTTACTGGTTATATCGATAAATTTGGAAAACTTCCGGTGCATTTAAGTTTTTCACTTGCTGCGCTTATTTCTTTCTACCGCAGTAATGTAATGGAAGAGGGAGTATTAATCGGCCAAAGAGGAGAAGATACTTACAAAATCATGGATGACCAGCATGTATTGGAGTTCTTTAAAGAAAATTCCAAGCTGGCAGCAGGCGAATTAGTAGCAAAAGTATTAAGCAACAAAGCATTTTTTGGAACTGACCTAACTGTATACCAGGGTCTGACCGAACTGCTTACAGGTTACGTAGAAGCGGTAGAAAAGTCCGGTATGCGTACAGTTATGGAAAACTTATCAGAATAA